The Sebastes umbrosus isolate fSebUmb1 chromosome 4, fSebUmb1.pri, whole genome shotgun sequence genome has a window encoding:
- the LOC119486518 gene encoding histone H2B-like: MPDVPSVKAPKKGSKKAVTKTASKTGKKRRKSRKESYAIYVYKVMKQVHPDTGISSKAMGIMNSFVGDIFERIAGEASRLANYNKRSTITSREIQTAVRLLLPGELAKHAVSEGTKAVTKYTSSK; this comes from the coding sequence ATGCCGGACGTCCCCTCAGTCAAAGCGCCCAAGAAGGGCTCAAAGAAAGCCGTCACCAAGACCGCCAGCAAGACCGgcaagaagaggagaaagtcCAGGAAGGAGAGCTACGCCATCTACGTGTACAAGGTGATGAAGCAGGTCCACCCAGACACCGGCATCTCCTCCAAAGCCATGGGCATCATGAACTCCTTTGTGGGCGACATCTTTGAGCGCATCGCCGGTGAGGCCTCCCGTCTGGCTAACTACAACAAGCGCTCCACCATCACTTCCAGGGAGATCCAGACCGCTGTCCGCCTGCTGCTGCCCGGTGAGCTGGCAAAGCACGCCGTGTCCGAGGGAACCAAGGCTGTGACCAAGT